A genomic stretch from Candidatus Methanomassiliicoccus intestinalis Issoire-Mx1 includes:
- a CDS encoding ATP-binding SpoIIE family protein phosphatase yields MDTNLASAALEAFSILLFGIFSLLIVDITLKRKYSIKKSLILSAVLFIIPYILLIFLRLYAHQFSIDQEIDFFGRQIDLSGISNMLIELSAIMISTFFVYIAVLKCYEGKTSAKVFAASFAVLISMIASTFFSDYAMLAYNNLTAEGTILVEKSVYVILQTVLLIITLIVYDLFIKNKVKKLISDTNGEMNRFVVVPIISYVIFIIAYCSWYVEDYTVRESMNLQYFFTSITLPILYALMFRVIFTEISATAESMKTETELNAAKLIQTSILPQSRFNGTKGISLSAAMIPAKEVGGDFYDFFELGNGKIAVLIADVSGKGIPAALFMMHAHSIIKNNIILTNSPAEAMTKSNIQLLENNDSCMFVTVFIGILDLNSGTFTYSNAGHNPPLIKNKSLEYLNVKKQPVLGVVPTTYDDLEVTLSDDAVIFLYTDGVTEAMDDAGEEYGTERLLNLLKSPGVMNMKDLVDLVNSDVNAYSKQPHDDVTMVALEYTGSSTKLSVSAEKKSLEIIQKLISPSLKTDDAKLKSSIMMVIEEIFVNIISYAYPDSKGTVCVTFDVGDELRMKFEDSGIPFDPLKSKDPDPSLTLYERSEGGYGIYLVKKFMDTVSYSYENGKNVLTITKKLQ; encoded by the coding sequence ATGGATACTAACCTGGCCTCTGCTGCATTAGAAGCTTTTTCAATACTGCTGTTTGGCATCTTTTCATTGCTGATAGTCGATATAACTCTGAAAAGAAAATATTCGATTAAAAAATCACTTATCCTATCCGCAGTATTGTTTATTATTCCGTATATATTACTAATCTTTCTGAGGCTGTATGCCCACCAGTTTTCAATAGATCAAGAAATCGATTTTTTTGGACGCCAGATTGATCTATCAGGCATATCCAACATGCTGATAGAACTCTCAGCGATAATGATTTCTACATTTTTCGTATATATTGCGGTCCTGAAATGTTATGAGGGCAAGACTTCTGCAAAAGTTTTCGCGGCATCTTTTGCAGTGCTTATTTCGATGATTGCATCTACATTCTTCAGCGACTATGCAATGCTAGCATATAACAATCTAACCGCTGAGGGAACTATTTTAGTGGAGAAATCGGTATATGTCATCCTACAGACGGTCCTTCTGATAATTACATTAATTGTATATGACTTATTTATTAAAAATAAAGTTAAAAAACTGATTTCAGACACGAATGGGGAAATGAACCGTTTTGTAGTAGTGCCGATAATCAGTTATGTCATATTCATCATAGCTTACTGTTCTTGGTATGTCGAGGACTATACTGTTAGAGAATCGATGAATCTTCAGTACTTTTTTACATCCATCACTCTGCCCATTCTGTATGCATTAATGTTTCGGGTTATATTTACTGAGATTTCAGCTACCGCAGAATCAATGAAAACTGAGACTGAGCTCAACGCTGCAAAATTAATTCAGACTTCCATCCTTCCGCAGTCGCGGTTCAACGGAACAAAGGGTATAAGCCTTTCAGCCGCCATGATTCCTGCAAAAGAAGTCGGTGGAGATTTCTACGATTTCTTTGAACTTGGAAATGGAAAGATCGCTGTACTTATAGCCGACGTGTCTGGAAAGGGTATACCGGCGGCTTTGTTCATGATGCATGCGCATTCGATCATTAAAAATAATATAATTCTGACAAATTCGCCCGCGGAAGCCATGACCAAATCAAACATTCAGCTGTTGGAAAATAATGACAGCTGCATGTTTGTGACTGTATTCATAGGCATATTGGATTTAAACTCTGGAACATTTACATATTCCAATGCCGGCCATAATCCGCCGCTTATAAAGAACAAATCTTTAGAATATCTGAATGTTAAAAAACAGCCCGTGCTGGGAGTTGTTCCCACGACCTATGATGATTTGGAAGTAACACTCTCCGATGATGCGGTTATTTTTCTCTATACTGATGGTGTTACTGAAGCAATGGATGATGCTGGAGAAGAATATGGTACTGAAAGACTGCTGAATCTGTTAAAGAGCCCTGGTGTGATGAATATGAAGGACTTGGTAGATTTGGTAAATTCTGATGTAAATGCATACTCCAAACAGCCCCATGATGATGTTACTATGGTAGCTCTAGAGTATACAGGGTCCTCTACAAAACTTTCAGTTTCTGCTGAAAAAAAATCACTTGAGATTATCCAGAAACTAATCTCCCCTTCTTTGAAAACAGATGATGCAAAATTAAAATCATCAATAATGATGGTTATTGAAGAAATCTTCGTAAACATTATCAGTTATGCTTACCCAGATTCCAAAGGAACTGTATGCGTAACATTTGATGTCGGTGATGAACTTAGAATGAAATTTGAAGACAGCGGTATTCCATTTGATCCATTGAAATCCAAGGATCCAGATCCTTCCCTGACCCTGTATGAAAGGTCTGAAGGCGGATATGGGATATACTTGGTCAAGAAGTTCATGGATACTGTATCTTATTCATATGAAAACGGCAAGAATGTATTGACAATAACGAAAAAGTTACAGTAA
- a CDS encoding STAS domain-containing protein: MNITKLSKGDNLLISVEGRLDTITHLDFEKELDAILSGGDMNGIAALTLDFSNLEYISSAGLRSLLKLQKDLNSRNISFAISNPNDLVTDVLSITGIDQLIKVDT, encoded by the coding sequence ATGAATATAACGAAGTTATCTAAAGGGGACAACCTGCTGATTTCTGTGGAAGGAAGATTAGATACAATCACCCATCTGGATTTTGAAAAAGAATTAGATGCGATATTGTCCGGGGGAGATATGAACGGTATTGCAGCATTAACCCTTGACTTTTCTAATCTTGAGTACATCTCCAGTGCAGGTCTCAGATCTCTGCTGAAGCTTCAAAAGGATCTGAACAGCAGGAACATCTCATTTGCGATTTCAAATCCAAATGACCTTGTTACTGATGTTTTGAGTATAACTGGAATCGATCAGTTGATTAAGGTGGATACGTAA
- a CDS encoding ATP-binding protein, protein MEFINMRVLSNPHSIPVAQAAISNIAELCGISRKDISKLEIALEEAMSNIITFGFPDKKDSYFNVSVDISEMDFKIIIHDQGKPYDFENVDDDVSSSAGIKLMRGLTDGLVFKNLGERGREQHLIKHLTALPEYTRRPPEEEVCDLENLEFDIHPLRKSEAIEVSQCVYDEFGYTYPSELVYYPEQYYDACQKNDYFSLVATAPNGEIAGHLALMFSPHFPGIAEMGIGVVKKKFRNYSLMSRLTNEIIKIAENDFKLNALTAQPVVYHPYTQKICNKTNFIACGFVLHYVNYNMANTFDDVGDGVNVAVAFRIFNNKLNDIYVPEEAKEMVSTIISLSGLERKLLDGMVPAEGSLSEVITDINQRLKIGKVFIEHAGSDIHSALKTSLLATKREKCAVVELFINLSDACAPFAYEAAKDFDYFCTGLLPCSQNGDYLTMQCLLGGIVDYDTLRTIEPFTTLLQHIRGLDPNEG, encoded by the coding sequence ATGGAATTCATAAATATGCGGGTTTTATCCAATCCGCATTCTATCCCTGTTGCTCAGGCAGCAATATCTAATATAGCTGAATTGTGCGGGATCTCTAGAAAAGATATCAGTAAGCTGGAGATTGCACTCGAAGAAGCTATGTCAAATATCATAACTTTTGGTTTTCCCGATAAAAAGGACTCATATTTTAACGTCTCTGTGGATATTTCTGAAATGGATTTCAAAATCATCATTCATGATCAGGGAAAACCCTATGACTTTGAAAATGTCGATGATGACGTATCATCTTCGGCAGGAATCAAACTCATGAGGGGTCTGACAGATGGACTTGTATTCAAGAATCTTGGTGAAAGGGGCAGGGAACAGCATTTAATCAAGCACTTGACTGCACTGCCAGAATATACTAGAAGACCACCTGAGGAAGAGGTCTGTGATCTGGAGAATCTGGAGTTTGATATCCATCCTCTTCGGAAGAGCGAAGCCATAGAGGTATCGCAGTGTGTTTATGATGAATTTGGATACACATATCCTTCGGAACTCGTTTACTATCCAGAACAGTATTATGATGCATGTCAGAAAAATGATTATTTTTCATTGGTTGCTACTGCTCCCAATGGTGAGATCGCCGGACATCTGGCATTGATGTTTTCTCCACACTTTCCCGGCATTGCGGAAATGGGTATCGGGGTGGTGAAAAAGAAATTTAGAAATTATTCTCTGATGAGTAGACTCACCAATGAAATTATCAAAATTGCGGAAAATGATTTTAAACTCAATGCATTGACTGCGCAACCTGTTGTGTATCATCCATATACACAGAAAATATGCAATAAAACAAACTTCATCGCCTGCGGTTTTGTTCTGCATTATGTCAATTATAACATGGCAAATACTTTTGATGATGTGGGCGACGGAGTCAACGTGGCCGTAGCTTTTCGCATATTTAATAATAAACTGAATGATATTTATGTGCCGGAGGAAGCAAAGGAAATGGTCTCGACGATCATATCCCTTTCAGGCCTAGAACGAAAGCTCTTAGACGGCATGGTTCCCGCAGAAGGTTCGCTGAGTGAAGTTATTACCGATATCAACCAGAGGCTGAAGATCGGGAAAGTATTCATTGAACATGCCGGAAGCGATATACATTCTGCCTTGAAAACTTCACTCTTAGCAACCAAACGAGAAAAATGTGCTGTCGTAGAGCTGTTCATAAATTTATCAGACGCCTGTGCACCCTTTGCATATGAAGCGGCTAAAGACTTTGATTATTTTTGTACAGGACTTCTCCCATGCTCTCAAAACGGAGATTATCTGACGATGCAGTGCCTATTAGGTGGAATTGTTGATTATGACACTCTTCGCACCATTGAGCCGTTTACAACATTACTTCAGCATATACGCGGATTAGATCCCAATGAAGGTTGA
- a CDS encoding LuxE/PaaK family acyltransferase — protein MEYFIRNLSDPDVLVPGKNLSALQDLWASSDPYEYDDELFVKAVKQCLSWHIEKNDFYKDWMQKNNFSVDSLNDISDIAKIPFLHANFYKTHVIKTVKDEDIAITLTSSGTTGQKSQMFFDNWTIFASDKSADMESYKLGMITDEPTNFLLYSYEPAEGVNVGTLRTRQMMRRYAKENELVYALKYTGKGHEFDLFGCIDALLRFEKEGLPVRLLGFPAFLYFTLEKMEDMGYPPLKLNPKSLVMMGGGWKGFVDKQLSPQEFRAYIKERLGLPESCCHESYGAVEHGVAYMDCNNHHFHIPAYSRVLIRDVRTLEVLPYGKPGFLNVISPINTGVPVVSLLLGDLAVLHEGKSCGCGINALWFEILGRAGTTKNRSCAIAAAELLRK, from the coding sequence ATGGAATATTTTATTAGAAATCTCAGTGACCCGGATGTTTTGGTACCTGGTAAAAATCTTTCAGCTCTCCAGGACCTTTGGGCATCCAGCGACCCTTATGAATATGATGATGAACTGTTTGTCAAAGCCGTTAAACAGTGTCTTTCATGGCACATTGAAAAGAATGACTTTTACAAAGATTGGATGCAAAAAAATAATTTCTCAGTTGACAGCTTGAACGATATCAGCGATATCGCCAAGATTCCCTTCCTCCATGCTAACTTTTACAAGACGCATGTTATTAAAACTGTAAAAGACGAGGATATTGCTATTACACTAACATCCTCTGGAACCACTGGTCAAAAAAGCCAAATGTTCTTTGATAATTGGACTATTTTTGCCTCAGACAAATCAGCGGATATGGAATCTTACAAACTGGGAATGATTACAGACGAACCGACTAACTTTTTGCTGTACTCATATGAGCCGGCGGAAGGTGTGAATGTCGGAACTCTGAGAACTAGGCAGATGATGCGCAGATATGCAAAAGAAAATGAATTGGTGTATGCCCTGAAGTATACTGGAAAAGGACATGAATTCGACCTTTTCGGTTGTATAGATGCGCTGCTGAGGTTTGAAAAAGAAGGCCTGCCTGTAAGACTTCTTGGATTTCCTGCATTTCTCTATTTTACATTAGAAAAAATGGAAGATATGGGATACCCACCGTTAAAGCTCAATCCAAAATCACTTGTCATGATGGGCGGAGGATGGAAAGGCTTTGTTGATAAACAGTTGAGTCCTCAGGAATTCCGTGCATATATTAAGGAAAGACTGGGTCTTCCCGAATCCTGCTGCCATGAAAGTTATGGTGCTGTAGAACACGGAGTCGCTTACATGGACTGCAACAATCATCATTTTCATATTCCAGCGTACAGCCGTGTTTTGATCAGAGATGTCAGAACTCTTGAAGTTCTTCCTTATGGAAAACCTGGATTTCTCAACGTTATCAGTCCGATAAACACTGGTGTGCCGGTAGTCAGCCTCCTGCTTGGGGACTTGGCTGTTCTGCACGAAGGAAAGAGTTGCGGGTGTGGGATAAACGCCCTGTGGTTTGAAATTCTGGGAAGAGCAGGAACGACTAAAAACCGCAGCTGTGCAATAGCCGCAGCAGAGCTCTTAAGGAAGTGA
- a CDS encoding aldehyde dehydrogenase family protein — protein MKHIWRGSLIDDGELLDNLRRLPDEINDTLQESLKTEDVLDACEKLSAVMLEYKDEKMKAALAEDECENPKEFLAELADNISRKSLTTKLCAELGTDRPFEIKRINYRTQNFEAWSPMGVLVHITAGNSIVVAPMAAVEGLLTGNINIIKVASNTGSFAAWFFSELSKYSNISKFIYMLRVSSKRKDIISEIIANADCVSVWGGEDAVSAIREMTPKGIPIVTWGHKISFAYITPDSMDSAISGLVHSVCRNEQQSCSSPQCVLIDTDNTADVDKFAKMFSEALNSCGIPQKTPDLAQCAEITTVTELHKSDIYFNGGDIIEADDHTYRLLICYTPKFMPSPLFRTVWISPMPHNEVIKRLRGMRQYLQTAGLACNINDLAILTDLLYRAGVTRVTPVGSMSVSYTGEPHDGVFAMPRFLKRVSMRTELPLTGILNLSELREPEEMHFNGKIQGKADYPPVPENGTRILMKSGGTTGEPVYCSYTQNDFDKYIIEPSIEALLSRGLDPEKDVLADVLKCGNLYGGLNCFISVFDKMNAPHLSISGLDNFGMVADFMIKGKATAILGAPSYILRLFEENADKFKKYGRIKKIFFAGEHMSDGQKEYLKSFGLETLVPVLYGANETGSMGISCDYCPSGVYHVCSDIQHLEILKMDEDKPVDEGEVGRLIFTGFKRENGHTERYEIGDTGRWVEGPCQCGRKQPRFELLGRYGDVIRMGGTFFNYQKIGKILSDDLKYSGRLQLILERAGLNEKMIFCMENISISSEELTKVLLNSGYDSFMKTVPTGLVEIEARILSPDEFIINNVSIKLKSIIDRR, from the coding sequence ATGAAACATATATGGAGAGGTTCATTAATTGATGATGGAGAATTATTAGACAATCTTCGTAGACTTCCTGATGAGATCAACGACACACTTCAGGAATCTTTGAAAACTGAAGATGTTCTTGATGCATGTGAAAAGCTGTCTGCAGTGATGCTGGAATATAAAGATGAAAAAATGAAAGCCGCTCTGGCAGAGGACGAATGTGAAAATCCCAAAGAATTTCTGGCTGAGCTGGCTGATAACATCTCCCGGAAATCGCTGACAACCAAACTTTGTGCAGAGCTTGGCACCGACAGGCCTTTTGAAATCAAAAGGATAAATTACAGGACTCAGAATTTTGAAGCCTGGAGTCCAATGGGCGTTCTAGTTCACATTACCGCTGGAAATTCAATAGTCGTTGCACCAATGGCTGCCGTGGAAGGTCTTCTGACTGGAAACATAAATATCATCAAAGTAGCCAGCAACACAGGTTCATTTGCAGCATGGTTCTTTTCAGAATTAAGCAAGTACTCCAACATTTCAAAGTTCATCTATATGCTCAGAGTATCTTCAAAACGCAAGGATATCATTTCAGAGATAATTGCTAATGCTGATTGTGTGAGCGTATGGGGAGGAGAAGATGCAGTCTCTGCAATCAGAGAAATGACCCCCAAGGGAATTCCAATTGTTACATGGGGCCACAAAATAAGTTTCGCATATATCACACCAGACTCTATGGATTCAGCCATAAGCGGACTGGTGCACAGTGTATGTCGCAATGAGCAGCAATCCTGCTCCAGCCCTCAATGTGTTCTGATTGATACAGATAATACCGCTGATGTTGATAAATTTGCTAAGATGTTCAGCGAAGCGCTGAATTCCTGCGGCATACCTCAGAAAACACCAGATCTTGCACAGTGTGCAGAGATAACCACTGTTACAGAACTTCACAAGTCTGATATTTATTTCAACGGTGGAGATATCATCGAGGCAGATGATCATACATACAGGCTGTTGATTTGTTACACGCCTAAGTTCATGCCGTCTCCGCTTTTCCGTACAGTCTGGATTTCACCCATGCCTCACAATGAGGTGATAAAACGCCTCAGGGGCATGAGGCAATATCTGCAGACTGCAGGACTCGCCTGTAACATTAATGATTTGGCTATTCTTACAGATCTTCTGTATCGGGCGGGAGTCACACGTGTAACTCCAGTGGGATCTATGAGTGTGAGTTATACTGGAGAACCGCATGACGGTGTCTTTGCTATGCCGAGATTCTTGAAAAGAGTCTCTATGCGTACTGAGCTGCCGTTGACTGGAATCCTGAACCTTTCCGAGCTAAGGGAACCAGAAGAGATGCATTTTAATGGGAAGATCCAAGGCAAGGCGGATTATCCACCAGTGCCGGAAAATGGTACCAGAATTCTTATGAAAAGTGGCGGAACCACCGGAGAGCCTGTATACTGCAGTTACACACAAAATGATTTTGACAAATATATTATAGAACCATCTATCGAAGCTCTTCTGTCTCGTGGTCTCGATCCTGAGAAAGATGTTTTGGCAGATGTCCTGAAATGCGGAAACCTCTATGGAGGGCTGAATTGTTTCATTTCCGTATTTGATAAAATGAATGCACCACATCTGAGTATAAGCGGTTTAGACAATTTCGGCATGGTTGCAGACTTCATGATTAAGGGAAAAGCTACTGCCATTCTTGGAGCACCAAGTTATATTCTCAGATTGTTTGAAGAAAATGCTGATAAGTTTAAAAAGTACGGGAGAATTAAAAAGATATTCTTTGCTGGAGAACATATGTCTGATGGCCAGAAAGAATATCTGAAAAGCTTTGGCCTTGAGACGCTAGTGCCTGTACTCTATGGAGCAAATGAAACAGGCAGCATGGGTATATCATGTGACTACTGCCCATCTGGAGTTTATCATGTCTGCTCCGACATTCAGCATCTTGAGATTCTTAAGATGGATGAAGACAAGCCTGTTGATGAAGGAGAAGTCGGTAGACTCATATTTACTGGGTTCAAAAGAGAAAACGGCCATACTGAAAGGTATGAAATAGGAGATACAGGCCGCTGGGTTGAAGGACCATGCCAATGCGGCAGAAAACAACCCAGGTTTGAACTTCTTGGCAGATATGGGGATGTAATCCGCATGGGAGGAACTTTCTTCAACTACCAAAAAATAGGAAAGATTCTCTCAGATGATCTAAAGTACAGCGGCAGACTTCAGCTTATTCTGGAGAGGGCAGGTCTCAATGAAAAAATGATTTTCTGTATGGAAAACATTTCAATATCTTCAGAAGAGCTTACAAAAGTCTTGTTAAACAGCGGATATGATTCGTTTATGAAAACTGTGCCGACAGGCTTGGTGGAGATTGAGGCTAGAATACTTTCACCAGATGAATTTATTATCAACAATGTAAGTATCAAGCTCAAATCCATTATCGACAGGCGTTGA
- a CDS encoding MATE family efflux transporter produces the protein MLERNPYLVNKAFRTYLVATVLASMALSLGVVIDGVIVGNLLGPNSLSAINLTSPLIQLLSAITVLINVGGATLAAIFIGRGKTEDASRIFTTSVVINLIVGVVITVLGTVFIDEIVSVLCSDASLAPLVKDYASVVLISSLLYMLLPGICVFVRTDSNPKLATAALVIANIVNLGLDIVFIEFMNLGVGSSALATSLGYLVGVCILLIHVTKKERVFRFKFSGIKYAGSIFAMGAPVALASALMTVRLFGMNSIVLQYLGADGVSVMAVCLNLMMIASMFIGGTAQTMQPIGGVLQGSEDYRGMNLVIKAATKILIICLAVLVSLIFLFPGAFASFFGLTDPELVNFAEPALRIFSLCLPLYGINYMLMIIYQIQGHKKLASAVSSAQALMVVVVALILVPMNNDLIWASFAIGELIVLAGTSVAAYVIHKKRGLTTLTLQKTAPEGAFIFDVSMKGDGSDMKSMMDELHSYLVFSGLSASVMNRIELCCEELTLNVIEHGLNESKNHYLDINIKEAEDNIVITIKDDGPVFDPIKYDGDGKGLLLVKGICSSISYSRAMDQNLVTVKVLRS, from the coding sequence ATGCTGGAACGCAACCCCTATCTGGTTAACAAAGCATTCCGCACATATCTTGTAGCCACCGTACTGGCCTCAATGGCCCTATCCCTTGGGGTTGTAATAGATGGAGTCATAGTCGGAAATCTTCTGGGTCCGAACTCCCTTTCAGCTATCAACTTAACTTCGCCGCTTATCCAGCTGTTGAGTGCCATCACCGTTCTGATCAATGTCGGAGGTGCGACACTAGCTGCAATATTCATTGGCCGCGGAAAGACTGAAGACGCTTCAAGGATTTTTACAACATCTGTTGTAATTAACCTAATTGTAGGGGTAGTCATAACAGTTCTTGGAACAGTGTTTATTGATGAGATCGTCTCTGTACTCTGTTCCGATGCATCCTTGGCTCCGCTGGTAAAAGATTACGCATCAGTGGTATTGATCAGCAGTCTACTTTACATGTTGCTGCCAGGAATATGTGTTTTTGTAAGGACAGACAGCAATCCGAAGCTGGCTACTGCCGCTTTAGTAATTGCAAACATCGTGAATCTAGGTCTGGATATAGTCTTCATAGAATTTATGAATCTGGGAGTGGGAAGCTCTGCGCTTGCTACTTCTTTGGGTTATCTGGTGGGAGTCTGTATCCTTCTCATTCACGTCACAAAAAAAGAAAGGGTATTCAGATTCAAATTTTCTGGGATCAAATATGCTGGATCAATATTTGCAATGGGAGCCCCTGTGGCTCTTGCGTCTGCCCTTATGACAGTCCGTCTTTTTGGAATGAACTCTATCGTTCTTCAGTATTTAGGTGCTGATGGGGTAAGTGTCATGGCAGTTTGTCTGAACTTGATGATGATTGCATCAATGTTTATCGGCGGAACTGCTCAGACTATGCAGCCTATCGGAGGAGTCCTGCAGGGTTCTGAGGATTACAGAGGTATGAATCTGGTTATCAAAGCCGCTACCAAAATTCTCATAATCTGCCTAGCTGTTCTTGTCTCGCTCATATTCCTGTTTCCAGGAGCATTCGCATCATTCTTTGGATTAACTGATCCAGAGCTTGTGAACTTTGCAGAACCGGCATTAAGAATATTCTCCCTCTGCCTGCCGCTGTATGGTATCAATTATATGCTTATGATAATCTATCAGATACAGGGCCACAAGAAACTAGCATCAGCAGTCTCTTCTGCCCAAGCTCTGATGGTCGTAGTGGTGGCACTTATTCTTGTCCCTATGAACAACGATCTTATCTGGGCTTCATTCGCAATTGGAGAATTAATCGTGCTGGCTGGAACTTCAGTAGCCGCTTATGTAATTCATAAAAAGCGCGGTCTCACTACGCTCACTTTGCAGAAAACCGCTCCAGAAGGTGCTTTCATATTCGATGTTTCCATGAAAGGGGACGGAAGCGATATGAAATCAATGATGGATGAACTGCACTCATACCTTGTTTTCAGCGGCCTTTCTGCCTCCGTGATGAATCGTATTGAACTTTGCTGCGAAGAGTTAACATTGAATGTTATCGAGCATGGATTAAACGAATCGAAAAATCATTATCTGGATATAAACATTAAAGAGGCTGAGGACAACATCGTAATTACAATCAAAGATGATGGTCCAGTATTTGATCCAATTAAGTATGATGGTGATGGAAAAGGTCTTCTTCTAGTCAAAGGAATCTGTTCTTCGATCAGCTACTCCCGCGCAATGGATCAAAACCTAGTTACTGTTAAAGTCCTTAGATCTTAA
- a CDS encoding amidohydrolase family protein: MRTLIKNGKIVTQNCNREIIDGDILIENDRIVSIGRCDESVDKIIDAAGDIILPGLINTHTHVSMTSLKGLVDDVTFPAFLDKVFHLDDIRTPRDLEAGAAQGCIEMIHSGTTTFLDLYYSEDIIAKAVERSGIRGVLGWAVLDQQFTTQKGDPLDNCKRFYNEFKNHDRIYPAVGLQGVYVCSTETFMRAKEFALEEDLTLTFHLSETRKEVSDCKKKEGFRPGDYLANIGFFNDHCVAAHSAWLTMNEVRAMAAAGVKVSSCPVSNMKLATGGVAPIPEMIDAGMTISLGTDGSTTNNSLDLFGEMKFVSLLQKSSRWDPTVLPAQQVLDFTTINAAKALRMDSEIGSIEAGKKADIIILDGKSPNLRPIFPETLVSNIVYSSYGLNVKTVICDGKIVMEENTIKTMDEWKELEEANEAAQELHESI; the protein is encoded by the coding sequence ATGCGCACACTCATTAAAAATGGAAAAATAGTGACTCAGAATTGTAACAGGGAAATTATCGATGGAGACATCCTTATTGAAAACGACCGGATTGTTTCTATCGGCAGATGTGATGAATCAGTTGACAAGATTATTGACGCAGCAGGCGACATAATTCTCCCTGGTTTGATTAACACTCATACTCATGTTTCCATGACTTCTTTGAAAGGCCTGGTGGATGATGTAACTTTCCCGGCTTTTCTGGATAAAGTTTTTCATTTGGATGACATAAGGACACCCAGGGATTTGGAAGCTGGAGCTGCTCAGGGCTGTATCGAAATGATCCACTCAGGCACTACTACATTTTTAGACCTGTATTATTCTGAAGACATAATTGCTAAGGCTGTTGAGAGATCAGGTATAAGAGGGGTTCTAGGATGGGCTGTGTTGGATCAGCAGTTCACGACTCAGAAAGGAGACCCGCTTGACAACTGCAAAAGGTTCTACAATGAATTCAAGAACCACGACAGAATATATCCAGCAGTTGGCCTGCAGGGAGTTTATGTATGCTCAACTGAAACATTCATGAGAGCTAAGGAGTTCGCATTAGAAGAAGATCTAACTCTGACATTTCACTTATCAGAAACTAGAAAGGAAGTGTCAGACTGCAAGAAGAAAGAAGGTTTCAGACCAGGCGACTACCTAGCGAATATTGGATTCTTTAACGATCATTGTGTAGCGGCCCACTCTGCATGGCTGACTATGAACGAAGTAAGAGCTATGGCAGCAGCAGGTGTAAAAGTATCATCCTGTCCAGTTTCTAATATGAAACTCGCTACCGGCGGAGTTGCACCCATACCCGAGATGATTGATGCTGGTATGACTATATCTCTTGGTACTGATGGCTCTACTACAAACAATTCTCTTGATCTGTTTGGAGAGATGAAATTCGTGTCGCTGCTGCAGAAATCTTCCAGATGGGACCCTACAGTCCTTCCTGCTCAACAAGTTCTTGATTTTACCACGATCAATGCGGCTAAGGCTTTGAGAATGGATTCTGAGATAGGATCGATAGAAGCTGGCAAGAAAGCAGATATCATTATTCTGGATGGAAAATCTCCCAACCTGCGTCCCATATTTCCAGAGACGCTGGTTTCTAACATTGTTTACTCATCATACGGCCTCAATGTCAAGACGGTTATATGTGACGGAAAGATCGTGATGGAAGAAAACACCATAAAAACGATGGATGAATGGAAAGAACTCGAAGAAGCTAATGAAGCTGCCCAAGAACTTCATGAGTCCATCTAA